A portion of the Rubritalea squalenifaciens DSM 18772 genome contains these proteins:
- a CDS encoding efflux RND transporter periplasmic adaptor subunit, which yields MFTKSISTLALASAIVLTSCSDKEKDPAAEAMTNAPRKVETTTVSRTDMRSILSLVGSIEANEIADIRAEISGNLESINFKEGDQVKAGQVLAKVDDREIVAQLEETEAQLKLAKQTRDRYQRLIATKSIPQADLDEAESQLSTLQATAQRLRVRLSKTSIKAPFDGTVGARNVSPGDYIDPSKSITTVVDTSKLKISFQVPERYYGQLRVGGDIDIRTSTTNGSKTKGSVYFISSVVERATRSAQVKAWIENPPKTLYPGMFTNVDLILEVREKTLTVPEQALLASARGDSVIVLGPSEGGSNPISIVPVKTGLREIGTVEIEPVKPGSIKEGTEIVAAGVGGLPLFPGMRVIPVPMRPDPIRTGSTLQTGSYDEILTPDKKGKKAEQAQPESKQ from the coding sequence ATGTTTACCAAGTCCATCTCCACACTCGCCTTGGCATCGGCCATTGTGCTGACCTCATGCTCGGACAAAGAGAAAGATCCAGCTGCCGAGGCTATGACCAATGCCCCACGGAAGGTAGAAACCACCACGGTCTCGCGCACAGACATGCGCAGCATCCTTTCTCTCGTAGGCTCGATTGAAGCCAACGAGATCGCTGACATCCGAGCTGAAATCTCCGGCAATCTTGAAAGCATCAACTTCAAGGAGGGCGATCAGGTGAAAGCCGGCCAAGTACTCGCCAAGGTCGATGACCGAGAGATCGTCGCCCAGCTTGAGGAGACAGAAGCCCAGCTCAAACTCGCCAAGCAGACCAGAGACCGTTACCAGCGACTCATCGCCACCAAGTCCATCCCCCAAGCGGATTTGGATGAGGCCGAGTCCCAACTCTCTACCCTGCAAGCCACCGCGCAGCGCCTCCGTGTCCGCCTCTCTAAAACATCCATCAAAGCCCCTTTTGATGGAACAGTAGGCGCGCGTAATGTATCCCCAGGTGATTACATAGACCCGTCAAAATCCATCACCACAGTGGTGGACACTTCAAAGCTTAAGATCAGCTTCCAGGTGCCGGAGAGATACTACGGCCAGCTGAGAGTAGGTGGTGACATCGATATCCGCACCTCCACCACCAACGGTTCCAAAACCAAAGGTTCCGTCTACTTCATTTCCTCCGTCGTCGAACGCGCCACTCGCTCAGCTCAAGTCAAAGCCTGGATCGAGAACCCGCCAAAGACTCTCTACCCGGGCATGTTCACCAATGTGGACCTCATCCTCGAAGTGCGTGAGAAAACACTCACCGTACCTGAGCAGGCTCTACTTGCCTCCGCTCGCGGCGACTCCGTCATCGTTCTCGGTCCGAGCGAAGGTGGTTCCAATCCTATCTCTATCGTACCCGTAAAGACAGGTCTCAGGGAAATCGGCACAGTCGAGATCGAGCCAGTCAAACCTGGTTCCATCAAGGAGGGCACCGAAATCGTCGCTGCGGGCGTAGGTGGCCTTCCTTTATTCCCTGGCATGCGGGTCATCCCCGTACCGATGCGCCCCGACCCGATCCGCACTGGCTCTACTCTACAAACGGGCTCCTATGATGAAATTCTCACCCCCGACAAGAAGGGCAAGAAAGCTGAACAGGCCCAACCTGAGTCCAAACAATAA
- a CDS encoding efflux transporter outer membrane subunit, with product MKYASLTLASSLVLSSCVLGPDYKTPETADLPAKFDKIPSGWKAASPADHLDRGDWWKRLGDSKLNRYMSQVESANPNAQAALARLRQSRAVTAASRVALQPALNLNGRAGSTRSSENTFRSPQAINQQGLTNDSFRLPFDLTWEIDLWGRVRREQEAVLASEQSVIASYKGVILSLQADLAQSWFSLRATDSEIEVLNETLKLRKNARDLLANRVKEGAGSDLDLARSEAELASTEADIASLRRRRAELVSGIALILGKPAQGFQIAHYPLDSEPPRVPINLPSEVLERRPDISQAERNLAAASARIGSTQAALFPKIGIDASLGLASRRAADLLETSSKTWSYGLDASVPILRRTILKADVKQAEEKYNELLEEYRQTVLTALREVDVSLNSIKWLGRQQSAVDRQAAASKKAADLSNTRFLEGLTSLLEVIDAERTRLQASRAQIQVRNERYTATIQLMKALGGSYHSPSK from the coding sequence ATGAAATACGCATCACTCACCCTAGCTTCCTCTCTCGTCCTCAGCAGCTGCGTCCTTGGACCTGACTACAAGACCCCTGAGACAGCTGACCTACCGGCTAAGTTTGACAAGATCCCGAGCGGCTGGAAAGCCGCCTCCCCAGCTGACCACCTGGACAGAGGAGATTGGTGGAAGCGCCTAGGTGACTCCAAGCTAAACCGCTACATGAGCCAGGTAGAGAGTGCCAACCCGAATGCCCAGGCCGCACTCGCCCGCCTGAGACAGTCCCGCGCCGTAACTGCAGCCTCTCGGGTAGCCCTCCAACCCGCTCTCAATCTTAATGGTCGTGCAGGTTCCACGCGCAGTTCTGAAAACACCTTCCGCTCCCCTCAAGCGATCAATCAGCAAGGCCTCACCAATGATTCCTTCAGACTTCCATTCGACCTGACCTGGGAGATCGATCTCTGGGGACGTGTTCGCAGAGAGCAAGAAGCGGTCCTCGCCAGTGAACAAAGCGTGATCGCCTCCTATAAAGGAGTCATCCTCAGTCTCCAGGCCGACTTAGCCCAGTCCTGGTTCTCTCTACGCGCCACCGACAGTGAGATCGAAGTACTTAACGAGACACTTAAACTGCGCAAGAACGCCCGAGATCTACTCGCCAACCGAGTCAAGGAAGGCGCCGGAAGCGACCTGGATCTCGCACGCAGTGAGGCAGAACTCGCCTCCACCGAGGCGGACATCGCCAGCCTTCGCCGCCGCCGTGCTGAACTCGTCAGCGGTATCGCTCTCATTTTAGGCAAACCTGCCCAAGGCTTCCAGATTGCCCACTACCCGCTGGACTCTGAGCCACCGCGCGTACCTATCAATCTTCCTTCCGAAGTGCTGGAGCGCCGTCCGGATATCTCCCAGGCCGAACGTAATCTCGCAGCAGCATCGGCTCGCATCGGTTCCACCCAAGCCGCTCTCTTCCCGAAGATCGGCATCGATGCCTCACTGGGGCTCGCCAGCCGCAGGGCCGCTGATCTTCTGGAAACCTCTAGCAAGACCTGGTCCTACGGGCTGGATGCCTCCGTTCCCATCCTTCGCCGCACCATCCTCAAGGCCGACGTCAAACAGGCAGAAGAGAAGTACAACGAACTGCTCGAAGAATACCGCCAGACCGTCCTCACGGCCCTGCGTGAAGTCGACGTTTCCCTGAACTCTATCAAGTGGCTAGGCAGACAGCAGAGCGCTGTAGACCGCCAGGCAGCAGCCTCCAAGAAAGCAGCCGACCTCTCGAACACCAGATTCCTCGAAGGTCTCACCTCCCTCCTTGAGGTGATTGATGCCGAACGTACCCGGCTCCAGGCCTCACGTGCCCAGATTCAAGTGCGCAACGAACGCTACACCGCCACCATCCAGCTGATGAAAGCTCTTGGCGGCAGCTACCACAGCCCAAGCAAATAA
- a CDS encoding TetR/AcrR family transcriptional regulator has protein sequence MNRDSEISLEATDRRSRKREEKRQTIIAAAERIFHEKDLSHISMEEIAREADVAAGTLYNYFPGKEALFLEVFVNKLTPLFDEALAEWESDAPFKEKLRLVVNLHMSFIHSHKGFYEFLMTLGQPDFTAPGPFTGLVELCEGYLTRQTRAFERAQKSGEISNTLSPKFLARALRSLCWGMATEAVNRRKTQDLDSEVEPILELFWKGITQ, from the coding sequence ATGAATCGCGATTCAGAAATTTCTCTAGAGGCCACTGACCGCCGCTCCCGCAAGCGAGAGGAAAAGCGTCAGACAATCATAGCTGCAGCCGAGCGGATATTCCACGAGAAAGATCTCTCCCACATCTCGATGGAAGAGATTGCCCGAGAAGCCGATGTGGCCGCAGGCACGCTTTACAACTACTTCCCGGGCAAGGAAGCCCTCTTCCTTGAAGTTTTCGTGAACAAGCTCACCCCTCTGTTTGACGAAGCACTAGCCGAGTGGGAATCAGACGCCCCCTTCAAGGAAAAGCTGCGCCTGGTAGTGAACCTGCACATGAGTTTCATCCACTCACACAAAGGCTTCTACGAGTTCCTCATGACCCTGGGTCAGCCCGACTTTACCGCCCCGGGTCCCTTCACCGGCCTCGTAGAACTCTGCGAGGGCTACCTGACTCGTCAGACCAGAGCCTTCGAACGAGCGCAAAAAAGCGGAGAAATATCGAATACTCTCTCTCCTAAATTCCTCGCACGTGCGCTCCGCAGCCTCTGCTGGGGTATGGCCACGGAGGCCGTGAACCGCCGCAAGACCCAAGACCTCGACTCGGAGGTCGAACCCATTCTCGAACTTTTTTGGAAAGGCATCACCCAATGA